From a region of the Stegostoma tigrinum isolate sSteTig4 chromosome 25, sSteTig4.hap1, whole genome shotgun sequence genome:
- the LOC125463166 gene encoding T-complex protein 11-like protein 2 isoform X2, producing the protein MVSFDVLMETAKGLSNMTLAHEIVMNSNFQMKQIDLPPQSLQRKVKEIVHKAFWDSLEAQLNQDPPEYHHALVLLGEIKEILLSFLIPGQNRLRNQISEVLDLDLIKQQAEHNAIDIHKLAAYIITLMGKFCAPVRDDDVKKLKSVTEIVPLFREIFHVLDLMTMDMVNFTIQNIRPHIQQCSVDYERSKFQDFLNKQPNALDYTTQWLKESVTEVSASVTSSDTSPSDTDGNAGLPLSPSSVLNNGYLKLLQWDYDNRPLPETLMTDRSRLQELQQRLNLQRLVAYIMLIIYNMVGATISGLPEFADKLKRVIVVLLEGMHDKNFNLEETLKTISVKICSEINQSLTERGYSVLTDENQTNLTGQICSIAEQSNPVRTLINNRIEQYVGNLLSIPNLQKTVSVVPGGLAPIQAELEEIGSQYVCIIKYNVQVYGPFYSGILRKLLFNNLASAGTTASHSP; encoded by the exons ATGGTTTCTTTTGATGTCCTGATGGAGACTGCAAAAGGGTTGTCAAATATGACTCTGGCTCATGAAATAGTCATGAATAGCAACTTTCAGATGAAGCAAATTGATCTTCCTCCTCAAAG TTTACAAAGAAAAGTGAAAGAAATAGTTCACAAAGCATTCTGGGACTCTCTGGAAGCTCAGTTGAACCAGGATCCACCTGAATACCATCACGCCCTTGTGCTTTTGGGAGAAATTAAAGAG ATTCTCCTCTCATTTCTGATACCTGGCCAAAACAGACTTCGTAACCAGATCTCCGAGGTCCTAGACTTGGATCTAATCAAACAGCAGGCTGAGCACAATGCAATTGACATCCATAAACTGGCTGCTTATATAATTACACTAATGGGAAAATTCTGTGCTCCAGTTCGTGATGATGATGTCAAAAAATTGAAATCAGTTACTGAGATTGTTCCATTGTTCAG GGAAATATTTCATGTCCTTGATTTGATGACTATGGATATGGTCAACTTCACCATTCAAAATATCCGACCACACATCCAGCAATGTTCAGTTGATTATGAACGaagcaagttccaggattttctgaATAAACAACCCa ATGCTCTTGATTATACAACTCAGTGGCTAAAGGAGTCTGTTACTGAAGTATCAGCATCTGTGACCTCCTCAGACACATCACCTTCTGATACTGATGGGAATGCCGGTCTTCCCCTCAGTCCATCGTCTGTGTTAAACAATGGTTATTTGAAATTGTTGCAGTGGGACTACGACAATAGGCCCTTACCTGAG acTCTGATGACTGACCGATCACGTCTCCAAGAGCTGCAACAAAGACTGAACCTACAAAGGCTTGTGGCCTATATAATGTTGATCATCTACAACATGGTAGGGGCAACCATTTCAGGACTACCTGAGTTTGCAGACAAATTAAAGCGAGTTATCGTGGTTCTACTTGAGGGCATGCATGACAA AAATTTCAATCTTGAAGAAACACTGAAGACCATAAGTGTAAAGATTTGTTCTGAAATAAACCAATCCTTGACAGAAAGGGGTTACTCTGTGCTTACAGATGAAAATCAGACAAATCTTACCGGCCAGATCTGCAGCATTGCAGAACAAAGCAACCCTGTCCGTACCTTGATCA ATAACCGGATTGAACAGTACGTAGGAAATTTGCTCAGCATACCAAATCTGCAGAAGACTGTTTCAGTTGTTCCAGGAGGTCTTGCACCTATTCAAGCTGAACTTGAGGAGATTGGATCCCAATACGTCTGTATTATTAAATACAATGTACAGGTGTATGGGCCATTTTACTCTGGCATTCTGCGAAAACTTCTATTCAATAACCTAGCATCGGCAGGTACCACAGCATCACATTCTCCTTGA